In Nematostella vectensis chromosome 12, jaNemVect1.1, whole genome shotgun sequence, the genomic window ATGTATTAGAACTAAAAAAACTACGACTTACATATGTGGACTAGTTGGATAAGAATGGTTTCCCAAGTCCAGATTACAGAATTGGTAATCTGAAAGCAAAATTAGAGAAACACGAGATATGAGACAATACCAAGTTTACGAAAGCAAGTCCAGGCactttatagccaaattcgttgttgcgtgACCTCCCAGAAtccaaaattcctttcttcgtCTGGGAATTGTGCATAgtgaatcaaaccaaacaaccaaaaccagacaaaccgcccccaaGTTTGTGTCTGACTACGTGCTATTCCCAAATTAGACATGGATTTTGGATTTGTAGAGGTCACGCACAACGAATTTGTAAGAACAGTATCATGCTAACACTTGTATATAGTGCCGGCCTCAATACAGCAGATGCAATAGCTCATGCCTACAAGCTAGGGACAGTTGATGGATATCAAGATGTCGCTCTTCTACTGGGCCAGGCTATATATAATGCCTTTAAAGAATCTGGGCCTCTCCCATGGCCCCCAACTGCAGAGGATCTCAACATTAATTCACTTGACGGGGTACTTCCCACTGAACTTGAAACATTCCTCAACTAATCAGCTTATGTTGTTTATGGAGATGCAAAGATGAACAAGAGTGACAAGATGAAACAAATCGTGCTATCAATTGGTCTGACGATGGTGAAGTAGACCAGGATCTTGACTTCAATGAGCTTTTTGATTGTGAAGACCCATactcgggtaccctgtggttttttaattaaaaacgAAAACACGCCATAAATGGGTTTTGCTccagaaataaaatataaaattttgaCCAATTGCTATTCCTGACGGGGTGTTTTAACGTTTTTTGTCGATTGTGCTATCTCTCAAGGTTCAAaattcgaccacacccaatttgtcACGCCCAAAGTGCCATCCTTTAAGGTTAAATCGATTTTGCCCCTGAGGTGACTacatttattttgaaatgtgACCCCTGTCTTGTTCACAGGACTTGCCAAATATATTTTGTGCTGGATTAGACCTCAAGGAAGTGCTGGCTTTGCGCAAGTCTAAGCTAGTAACCTTCCGTAAGACCTTTCAGGACATGTGGTCACGCCTATATGGGTCCCGCCTTGTTACCATGGCAGCCATCAAGGTAAAGAATTGATCTTATATATCTCCGGCATCCCCATCATATTTAATAAGTCATCTTCAGTTTTAcatgtatttttgtatttttttattatttttgtgaaagaaaataagaattatttttgtgtgtgttttgtaTATTGTGAAAGAAAATACTTGAAGCCCATGTTTTTAATCTTGGTTTGTTAgtaataatttataaaaaataacattactTATACgtaaattgaaaaatattgaataattaGTAAATACTAATTTAttgataatatatattttgttttacaggGTCATGCAATTGCTGGGGGTTGTGTGCTTTCACTCGCATGTGATTATTCTGTGATGGCATCAGATTTTAGGATTGGACTGCCAGAACTGTCCCTGGTAAGACATGAAATATTTGTGAACAGGCTTGTAGCCAGGGGTGATGCAGGAAGGGTTTGAAGAACCACAACACTTGGCCTATAGGTCAGCTTAAATGAAGGAAAATCAAGGAACTCAAAGAACTAGGAGATACCTAAGAGAATAGGTCTGCTAGGAAAATGAACCCTCTGCCATCAAATCCAGggaaatttgatttttattagagaagaatcaagtatttttttcaagaggtttttttggctttttcaACCATACAGTATTGTATTTTGTCAATGCTATCATATATGCAAACATATGTATTGACAGTTTTAACAGAATTTTTTTGGTGTGTTTTCAGGGTCTGTATTTTGCACCCTGGTAAGTGGATATGGCTGATGCAAACATGtgaaataaaagacaatgcaaGCTTTGTTTTAATTGGAGGAATAATATGATCAATGCCCACACATACCGAAGCAAAAGAGACAGCATTATACATAAGACATTTGAATTTATCATAAAGTTATTGGCGCACTGCTCAAGGTATAGTAGAAATGACTGAAAATTTGTTCTATGGAACAAATTAATTACATTTTAAGTTAGCAGGAAGTTTGAATTGTCTGTGTTTAATTGATCAGGGTTCCAGTGTATGCTGTTAACTAGTTTTGCAGGCACATAGAGTAGCTTGGATTTCTTGAGGTGGCCGGGGGGAGAGGGTTTGGGGGAGCAAATGCATAAAGATATCATGTGTAAAATATTTCATGGTTCGTCAATAGTTTTTTGACAGCCCGGACAGATGTGCACCACCTGCTTCTCATTCATTTTGAGTTAATTTTTATTGAATGAAATTGTTTTTAGGATGGCTGGGACCTTGAGTAATGCCGTTGGAAGAAATAGGGCAGAGAAAATAATATACAATGCCCAAGTATTTGATGCTGATGATGCGGCTGGTATAGGGTTGATTGACAAGGTGACACATGTTGATGCTGTAATGACAGAGACACGCAAAGAGATGAACAAGTGGCTGTTAATCACAGGTGATATATTTATCTGTATTTTTATCAATATCATGatcatatcattatcatcatttggTAACATCATCATagtcatcaacattatcatattCACGTCATCGTGGAAATCGTCTTATCATCAGACATCATTatcttcattatcatcaatGCCATTACCATTGTTTTTTCCATCACCGTCGTTGttcttatcatcatcagcatcatcataaacaacaacatcatcattatcaacaaaattattataatCTTCATATTCGACAATATTTCCATTATCATTAtgattaccatcaccaccaagtTCATCATCAATGTCTAGATATGTGACTTTTGGTACATACAATGTGCTTAAAAGCAATCAGGTTCTTTGTTGAAATATAAACAATACATTTTTGTAACAAGGGATTTAAAGTCTCTAATATAGGGAGTCAGGTTTGAAAACTCCTAAAATTTTCTCATTTGACCCAATTTTGAGCCTGGGTGAGCCTTGTTTAATGAGCGCAGATCAATTTGCTATCATGGTTCCCTTTGGACTTGACAGACCCCAGTCTGCATTATTAGCGTCATCAAGTTTTATAGTCACTGACCATTTAAGCATAGTTAGTTTATTTTGTACATTTATAGTCATTTATTGACTTTTGGGAGCATTGATTGAGTTGGTGCTTGCCCTTCAGGTAAAGGAAGAGAATTAACCAAGGCAACAATGCGACAAGACCTATTGACATTACTTCACAACACAAGGGAAGAGGATATTGAACACTTTATCACCATGGTTAGGGATGAGACAACACAACAGCTAATTGCTGCTAGACTGCAGAAAAATAATACAGAATCTTGATGCTATTGTATAGTATGTCCGTCAAGAAATTAGGGCCATAGCTAgcagaaggggaggggggagagagGGTCCCCAGTCTAGTTAAGTAAGAACTACAAAGGACACATAGTGTGTGCCTTCCTTCATTTAGTTGATACAAGGATTGACTAAGTCATTCCCTCCAATAATATTTTAGGCATGCCTGTGGAAATAGTATGTTTTTAAATCCGTTAAGAGTATTCTACTTTGTCTATTACCTGCCACCTACAACtccatatttttattttcaagaaatGCTCATGGAAATGCTGAGTATAAACTTCTAGAGCCCCATGTAAACCAGTACTGTTTGTTTCCCTTCATGGGAAATGCAGGGTCATAATAGACATTGAGAaactgaggggggggggggacatgaTACAAGTGACATTAAGAAAACCTTGGGGATGCCATGCCACTGGCCCCCCTAGCCCCTAAAGGCATTATGGCACTGTGGCTCTGTAAGGAAATCACTGGAAAACTGTGCTCTGCTTGAAGAGCTTTTAAAAGTTAAATCACCGATTCATTGGTGAGATAGCAAATGATTTTGCAAATATATAAATGAGAAAACTAGGTAATTCGTAAATACCAGTGTATGTTATAGTGTATGTTATATTCAGGTTGGTAGAAAGAGGTGTCTGAAAAAGAGTTGCAGCAAATCTGAGTGACAGATCAATGCGGGGGTGGGGCGGAGGGGTCATTTCATCTTCCCTCCTTTTGGGAAGTGCATCCGCCCTCCAAGATAAGCTGGATCCAccactgaaataaaaataaaaatagaatttaagtaatataataaacaaaaattgtaaaaaaaaggtgtCTCAAATAATTGTCTCAACTTCAACTGTAGCTTTTTTCCAAACCACTGCCACTGTACTATATTCCAAGCAAGTTAATTAAGAGCTGGTTGGACAAATAACAGTTACGGTTTCGCGGGTATAAAGGTTGGTTTCCATAATATTTAATCTGCCTTAGGTATTGCAAATCTGACTTAAAAAGGCCTGCTAGGGAGGATGCAAATATGTCAGCACCCAGCTTGTTTGGACTACCTGTGGTTCTTTCTGTACTATTGCCCAGTCCTTCCGGAaccaaaatccaagatggcggcatcTATAAGAACTACGggttagtaaaaaaaaaaaagagtttatCAGTTTCTTACGAACTTATTCTTCCATGTATGACACCACAACTTATTTCGTGCCCCTTATTTCCTCAGGATCGTATTTTCTTAGACAAACACGTCGTATAATCACATGCAGAAATAGAAATATCAGGGCAGCGTCTTCGTTAGTCAACGTCGAACACCATTCTGATGGCTATGCGATTATGACGCTGTCCAGAAAACCTGTGAATAGCTTCTCACTGGAGTTCCTGGAAGAAATCCACGACACTTTGGAAGATCTCGAGAGTAATACAGATTGCAGAGGACTTATTGTGACCTCGGTAGGCTATGGATGTTTAGTTTACTTGACTAAAGATTACAGACaaactgtagaaaaactagatggtctgcgtaggcgtagacaagctataaatcaacacaaggttgaaaaagcatacctgtcaaccttgagaatttttgggggggagggatggggtatattcatttttttggggaggggtgggtataaccTCGCATGCCATATAGAAAGCTCttacgaacaaatccacttatctCATCATGATGATGAGATAATGAAACATTACGTCAGTTAGATTCTAAGGATTTGGtgttaccactaccatcattatcattatcatcatcaggtGATGATAATTATGCAACTgctgattatgatgatgttggtggtgggaattgtaatgatataagatgttgatgattatgacTATACTGGTTGAGGTGATGCAacttatggtggtggtgatgatataCCGAGTGTTACTTCTGGTGATGTTGTTAGTTGTGTCAGTGAGAGTAATacatggtggtggtggtgataacgGCACTGCTGCTCTGGTGATTGTAGTAGTTGTGATGATGctgtgatggtaatgatgatcatggtgctgattatgattataatgCATGGGAATGATGGTGATGCAACTGGTTTCATGGCTCAGATGATGGCAGTAAAacatgatgtttttttattacataatGCACATCAAAATCTAAatatatgtatttttaattTGCTGTAAAACAAGGAGATGTGGGAAATAAATTTTATGTATGTTTGTTTATGTATGATAGTAATAATTATGAAAATGCAGTTTGTAGGGATTatgtttgatgatgatgtattTGTGTACAGAGCATGCCAAAGGTGTTCTCAGCTGGCCTGGATCTTGTCAAGGAGCTTTACAAGTCTGATGAGAAGCGACTTTTTGTGTTTTGGCGTAGGTTTCAGGATGTATGGATGCAGCTTTATGGATCACGCCTTGCTACAGTTGCTGCTGTGAATGTGAGTTCATTGCTTATATTAGGCAGCTGAGCTGAAGAAGTAAGATCATGCCTGCCTGATCAATCCAATAAAACCAAACAATATGCTGCTCAGATTATTAACTGTTTGATTGATTCACAATTGTGAGttcaaattcaaattcaattcTTGTTTCTTGtctcaatttctttttttgaaAGGTCTGAAAAATGGGATAAATATGAAGCAAAACAATATAGCTTTAACTATAGATAGGTACTAAATGAATAGATGGGATGTTTATTGAGagacaaaagataaaatacACAGTATGGTTGACCAAAAAAAAGAACCAAAAAAATCCTATATAAATTGAGTAACTAATAGGCCTACTTAACAAAGGTTTTCTGTGCGCAGCTCCAAAATGTGCTGATGGTCGAGATGCTTTTTATTTCCTGGGTAAACCATCCCAGCAGTAAAAAATGTCTCCTTGCTGTAAATTAGAGACCTTGATGCCAGGGAAGTCTTAGATTATCATAAAGGCGCAAATTTTGCATTTCTTCTGTACATATTGGGGTTATCAGAGAATCTTAAAAGAATATATTCAACTGCTAAGTGATTTAGCATTGAGCACTGTGGGACATTTATTGTAACTTATAAAAGCATGAAACAATCTGAGACCTTCCTTGATACCTCCCGCAGTTTGAGGCATGATAGTCCATAATGGGCTGTTCTCTTCATATTTACTGCATGTACCAATCTCCTCTATTCTAATTTCTGTCACTGGAGGAGGAGCTTACAATTAGGTAGAGTTGGGTcccacccccctctccccctggcTACATTACAGGCCTGAACATGAAGAATTTCCTCTTTGGCTGCACTAACTTGCcagttgtttgttttgtttctaggGGCATGCTGTTGCCGGGGGATGCCTATTAGCTGCAGCGTGTGACTACCGGCTCATGGCCGCCAACTTCACCATAGGGATGAATGAGACTATTGTGGTAAGAATATCAGTGGCTAAGATTCCTAAGTGCCTGAAA contains:
- the LOC5516923 gene encoding enoyl-CoA delta isomerase 1, mitochondrial, with the translated sequence MARVLRRIFSYSKFSRTCTKTLTIKGFGQNYQLTTPFPRSLFTINQEQLSLVNIESKGSVATIKLNRKPVNSFNMQLMEEICLILEDLESNKDCRGLIITSDLPNIFCAGLDLKEVLALRKSKLVTFRKTFQDMWSRLYGSRLVTMAAIKGHAIAGGCVLSLACDYSVMASDFRIGLPELSLGLYFAPWMAGTLSNAVGRNRAEKIIYNAQVFDADDAAGIGLIDKVTHVDAVMTETRKEMNKWLLITGKGRELTKATMRQDLLTLLHNTREEDIEHFITMVRDETTQQLIAARLQKNNTES
- the LOC5516924 gene encoding enoyl-CoA delta isomerase 1, mitochondrial, which encodes MQICQHPACLDYLWFFLYYCPVLPEPKSKMAASIRTTGSYFLRQTRRIITCRNRNIRAASSLVNVEHHSDGYAIMTLSRKPVNSFSLEFLEEIHDTLEDLESNTDCRGLIVTSSMPKVFSAGLDLVKELYKSDEKRLFVFWRRFQDVWMQLYGSRLATVAAVNGHAVAGGCLLAAACDYRLMAANFTIGMNETIVGIAMPFWISQNIVNLVGTSTGERICALGTMLSAEAAQKIGLVDHVVPQEKLMAEAQIEINKWLLVPESGRALTKQVLRRDLIQRLHSLKDEDAKNFAKYILQDNTQKLLEQQIKKMTKK